From a region of the uncultured Desulfatiglans sp. genome:
- a CDS encoding NADH dehydrogenase (Quinone) — MVSEFLTLNGKEVPFKPGATILEVARENGVEIPTLCYLEDTTPTGACRICLVEVEGAPTLVTACSTPAAPGMVVRTHTPRVIEARRLNIELLLSSGNHNCLVLDQPLDNWTDFQLQAMEPDEHKDLCPAYGNCRLQELAIEYRARPGAFEPPENPYPIETVNPLIVRDFSRCILCGRCVAACNEIVVNRAISFGYRGAATKIVTKGDRPYHQSDCVFCGQCVQVCPTGALVEKKSLGLGLPLEQTKVRTTCPYCGVGCQQWLHVKGGRIVKVTAVEEGAPNKGRLCVKGRFGYDFIYSEERLKTPLIREGDRFREAGWDEALDLVAGKFKQIIAESGPDAIAGVSCARSINEDSYQMQKLFRAVIGTNNIDHCART; from the coding sequence ATGGTTTCGGAATTTCTTACATTGAACGGCAAAGAGGTCCCTTTCAAGCCGGGGGCGACCATCCTCGAAGTCGCGAGGGAAAACGGCGTGGAGATCCCGACGCTGTGCTATCTCGAGGACACCACGCCGACCGGGGCGTGCCGGATCTGCCTGGTGGAGGTGGAGGGGGCTCCCACCCTTGTGACGGCCTGTTCGACCCCGGCAGCGCCGGGCATGGTTGTCAGGACCCATACGCCGCGCGTGATCGAGGCGCGGCGTCTCAATATCGAGCTCCTGTTGTCTTCCGGGAACCACAACTGTCTGGTTCTGGACCAACCGTTGGACAACTGGACCGACTTTCAGCTGCAGGCCATGGAGCCGGATGAACACAAAGACTTGTGCCCCGCCTATGGAAACTGCCGGCTGCAGGAGTTGGCGATCGAGTACCGTGCAAGACCCGGCGCCTTCGAACCCCCCGAAAACCCCTATCCGATCGAGACGGTAAACCCTTTGATTGTGAGGGATTTTTCCCGTTGCATCCTGTGTGGCCGCTGCGTCGCGGCCTGCAACGAGATTGTCGTTAACCGCGCCATCAGCTTCGGTTACCGGGGTGCGGCCACCAAGATCGTCACAAAAGGCGACCGGCCTTACCACCAAAGCGATTGTGTCTTCTGCGGACAGTGTGTGCAGGTGTGTCCGACCGGTGCTCTTGTGGAGAAAAAGTCCCTGGGGCTGGGGCTTCCGCTGGAGCAGACCAAGGTCCGGACGACCTGTCCGTATTGCGGTGTCGGGTGCCAGCAGTGGCTGCACGTGAAGGGCGGCCGCATCGTCAAGGTGACGGCTGTCGAGGAGGGCGCGCCCAACAAGGGGCGTCTGTGCGTCAAGGGGCGTTTCGGGTATGATTTCATCTACTCGGAGGAGCGGTTGAAGACGCCGCTGATCCGGGAAGGAGACCGGTTCAGGGAGGCCGGCTGGGACGAGGCCCTGGATCTGGTGGCCGGGAAATTCAAGCAGATCATCGCTGAGAGCGGTCCGGACGCCATTGCCGGGGTCAGCTGCGCGCGCAGCATCAACGAGGATTCCTATCAGATGCAGAAGCTCTTCCGCGCAGTGATCGGCACCAATAATATCGATCACTGCGCGCGGACCTGA
- a CDS encoding Molybdopterin oxidoreductase: MTNSFEEFKRAKCFLVIGSNMNEAHPVAATFVKNAVNRGATLIVVDPRRHSLVDFANLHVPIRVGTDIAFLNSLMHVLIRDERYDKAFVQGCCVGFDALKEKVREYPPSRAAEICGVPEGMIEETARMLSEVKPAMLCYTLGITEHTCGKNNVMSCANLQMLLGNLGKECAGVNPLRGQNNVQGACDMGALPNVFPGYQKVVDLAARSKFEKAWGVRKLPEKVGLMIPQMMDGLVDKSVRAFYIFGENLANTEPDIRHVEHCLASAEFLVCQDIFPTETTRFAHVVFPAAAWSEDDGTFTNSERRVSRVRKVSTPPGIARPNWWIFRELAKRMGQEWASEDGRDLWDKEISQLAPSLAGIKYDRIEQDGLQWPCPDISHPGTCFLHRDGQFTCGLGQFMPVDWTPPAEIPDEDYPFVLSTGRRLYHYHTRTQTGRSGGLNDLLGEETADISPIDAERLGVRHGDTVRVRSRRGQVNVKAKVTDQVPQGLVWMAFHFRDGCANWLTNPVYDPETLTAEYKACAVQVEKI, translated from the coding sequence ATGACCAACTCCTTCGAAGAGTTCAAGCGTGCGAAGTGTTTCCTCGTCATCGGATCGAACATGAACGAGGCCCATCCCGTGGCCGCCACCTTCGTCAAGAACGCGGTGAACCGGGGGGCCACACTGATCGTCGTGGACCCACGCAGGCACTCCCTGGTGGATTTTGCGAATCTCCACGTCCCCATCCGCGTCGGCACGGACATCGCGTTTCTGAACAGCCTCATGCATGTCCTCATACGGGACGAACGTTACGACAAGGCCTTTGTCCAGGGCTGCTGCGTGGGTTTCGATGCCCTCAAGGAAAAGGTCCGGGAATATCCTCCCTCGCGCGCTGCGGAGATCTGCGGGGTTCCGGAGGGCATGATCGAAGAGACCGCCCGCATGCTCTCCGAGGTCAAGCCCGCCATGCTCTGCTACACCCTCGGGATCACCGAGCATACCTGCGGCAAGAACAATGTCATGAGCTGCGCCAATCTGCAGATGCTGCTCGGCAACCTCGGGAAGGAGTGCGCGGGCGTGAACCCCCTGCGCGGGCAGAACAACGTCCAGGGGGCTTGCGACATGGGAGCGCTGCCCAATGTGTTCCCTGGGTACCAGAAGGTGGTCGACCTCGCGGCGCGGTCCAAGTTCGAAAAGGCCTGGGGGGTCCGGAAGCTCCCGGAAAAGGTCGGCCTGATGATCCCTCAAATGATGGACGGGCTGGTCGACAAGTCGGTGCGGGCCTTTTACATCTTTGGTGAAAATCTGGCCAACACGGAACCGGACATCCGCCATGTCGAACATTGTCTGGCCTCGGCGGAATTCCTGGTCTGCCAGGATATTTTCCCCACCGAGACTACGCGCTTCGCCCATGTGGTTTTCCCGGCCGCGGCGTGGAGCGAGGACGACGGGACCTTCACGAACAGCGAGCGTCGTGTGAGCCGTGTGCGCAAGGTGAGTACGCCTCCCGGAATAGCTCGCCCCAACTGGTGGATTTTCCGCGAACTGGCGAAGCGCATGGGGCAGGAATGGGCGTCAGAGGACGGCCGGGACTTGTGGGACAAGGAGATTTCGCAGCTTGCCCCCTCGCTTGCGGGGATCAAGTATGATCGGATCGAGCAGGACGGATTGCAGTGGCCGTGTCCGGACATCTCGCACCCCGGAACCTGTTTTCTGCATCGCGACGGGCAGTTTACCTGCGGCCTGGGGCAGTTTATGCCGGTCGACTGGACGCCGCCCGCGGAGATCCCTGACGAGGACTACCCGTTCGTGCTCAGTACGGGCAGGCGCCTCTACCATTATCATACCCGCACCCAGACCGGTCGGTCAGGGGGGCTGAACGATCTCCTCGGAGAGGAGACGGCCGACATCTCCCCCATCGACGCTGAGCGGCTCGGTGTGCGGCATGGAGACACGGTCCGTGTCCGATCACGGCGGGGTCAGGTCAATGTCAAGGCCAAGGTCACCGACCAGGTGCCTCAGGGGCTTGTCTGGATGGCGTTTCATTTTCGGGACGGTTGCGCCAATTGGCTCACGAACCCGGTCTACGACCCCGAAACGCTCACTGCGGAGTACAAGGCCTGTGCCGTCCAGGTCGAGAAGATTTGA
- a CDS encoding putative Metallophosphoesterase (Evidence 3 : Putative function from multiple computational evidences), whose product MCRREEQTMKRRDFLKSMVVGGAAAALAGGGGVASAFWPSSKARAAGKTTLVFISDLHLNVDAPYAWFSEHAPLLVQFFEDLNDREDVSELVILGDMLDDWVLPVEGPPHSLADVLEDNYANGVVPALQALCLNPALDVVYVTGNHDLLSYDPDNKTLIGGVFPGMRIESDAPGLGAYTRDHVIWAEHGHRYSLFNAPDIWSRPGGHLPLGYFISRLAASESFGTGRRVTTPELLRRFLKAPGHALESMQEHSIRAGFRQQESSPIDDAFIQALYTAIYRVMGYRAWDRYRMEGVDGFSRDPLVAAVKWIYGGIFSGWPSRQNIVSSDEALMSDLYLNHVARLLFEMPDSIKDLYPFAPRIILFGHTHRAAFEYRAGDIETLYVNTGTWIDSQPITWVEVEIQDADPGFRSYTVSLWFHGETFPRHSGTLNAAYA is encoded by the coding sequence TTGTGCCGCCGGGAGGAACAGACGATGAAGCGACGTGATTTCCTGAAGAGCATGGTCGTGGGGGGGGCGGCGGCCGCACTGGCAGGCGGGGGCGGTGTTGCATCCGCCTTCTGGCCTTCGTCCAAGGCCCGTGCTGCCGGAAAGACCACGCTGGTTTTCATCAGCGATCTCCATTTGAACGTCGATGCGCCCTACGCCTGGTTTTCCGAACACGCCCCGCTCTTGGTGCAGTTTTTCGAGGATTTGAATGACCGGGAAGATGTATCCGAACTGGTGATCTTGGGCGATATGCTCGACGACTGGGTTTTACCTGTGGAAGGACCTCCGCACAGCCTTGCCGATGTCCTCGAGGACAACTACGCGAATGGTGTGGTGCCAGCCTTGCAGGCGCTTTGTCTGAACCCGGCCCTCGATGTTGTCTATGTGACGGGCAACCACGACCTGCTCTCATACGACCCGGACAACAAGACCCTCATCGGCGGTGTTTTTCCAGGAATGAGGATCGAATCGGATGCACCCGGGCTAGGCGCTTACACCCGCGACCATGTGATCTGGGCCGAGCACGGCCACCGCTATTCCCTCTTCAATGCCCCGGACATCTGGAGCCGGCCGGGCGGTCACCTGCCTTTGGGATACTTTATCTCCAGGCTGGCTGCCTCCGAGTCCTTCGGTACGGGAAGACGCGTCACCACGCCCGAGCTGCTCCGGCGGTTTTTAAAAGCGCCTGGTCATGCGCTCGAAAGCATGCAAGAGCACTCGATCCGTGCGGGTTTTCGACAGCAGGAAAGTAGCCCGATCGACGATGCCTTCATCCAGGCGCTCTATACGGCAATCTACCGGGTGATGGGATACCGGGCCTGGGACCGGTATCGCATGGAAGGGGTGGACGGATTTTCGAGAGACCCTCTGGTAGCGGCTGTCAAATGGATTTACGGCGGCATTTTCAGCGGCTGGCCTTCTCGTCAAAACATCGTCAGCAGCGATGAGGCACTCATGAGCGACCTCTACCTGAATCACGTGGCCCGGCTCCTGTTCGAGATGCCCGACTCCATCAAGGATTTGTATCCCTTCGCTCCGAGGATCATCCTGTTCGGGCACACCCACCGGGCTGCCTTCGAATACCGTGCCGGAGACATCGAAACGCTTTACGTCAATACCGGCACCTGGATCGATTCACAGCCCATTACCTGGGTCGAGGTGGAGATTCAGGACGCCGACCCGGGATTCAGATCGTACACCGTGTCTTTGTGGTTTCACGGAGAGACGTTTCCAAGGCACTCGGGCACGCTGAATGCGGCGTATGCCTGA
- a CDS encoding hypothetical protein (Evidence 5 : Unknown function): protein MDTQAKTKHPMNTVSCRWRSLTDFKFLAVCGGWRLMHRVLASLLAFSFLSVSAQGLEASEWHPPLAADETGSFQGWYTRVVERGGLSSLAVIGATQVVGGCIGQPAEGPGYLAVIIQDEDGTRIFEAYPPKSGFWSLRERVLEDPLSGEWTAFEWQAEGFGVISNKWIDIRIPERVEVQVALDGERLPWNRCLPWAGPEGWVEFVRFVPLHWLVYTLGTPADYHCSVWDGEVRQDISGTGYAHQESNWGEIFPPAWVWAQGIGPDNHCRFAVAGGKVMIEGRPLKAWFLAYQSEFLSWEFSSARPGVLFSTFIRPEAGRFRITAQDRTRRLVLNAVAPRESFVTVSVPTFSGFEPGGIESFSASIKVQAYRRTPKGFRLVEGQRFRNAALEFGDVEDPQTGGGPPEDPVSPFPEAASEVLERDR from the coding sequence ATGGACACGCAGGCGAAGACGAAACACCCTATGAATACGGTTTCCTGTCGATGGCGGTCCTTGACTGATTTCAAATTTCTTGCAGTCTGCGGGGGATGGCGGTTGATGCATCGGGTGTTGGCCTCGCTCCTGGCTTTTTCATTCCTGTCCGTGTCGGCACAGGGTTTAGAGGCCTCGGAATGGCACCCTCCCTTGGCTGCGGATGAGACCGGGTCCTTTCAGGGTTGGTATACGCGCGTCGTGGAGCGGGGCGGGCTGTCTTCGCTCGCTGTCATCGGAGCGACGCAGGTTGTCGGCGGATGCATTGGACAACCGGCGGAGGGTCCAGGATATCTGGCTGTCATCATCCAGGATGAGGATGGTACGCGGATTTTTGAGGCTTACCCCCCGAAATCCGGGTTTTGGTCTCTCCGGGAGAGGGTCCTCGAGGATCCATTGAGCGGGGAGTGGACAGCGTTCGAGTGGCAGGCCGAGGGTTTCGGGGTTATTTCCAACAAGTGGATCGACATACGCATCCCTGAACGGGTTGAGGTGCAGGTTGCGCTGGATGGTGAACGTTTGCCATGGAATCGGTGTTTGCCTTGGGCCGGGCCTGAAGGCTGGGTGGAATTCGTGCGGTTCGTGCCGTTGCACTGGTTGGTGTACACCCTCGGAACCCCGGCGGATTACCATTGTTCCGTTTGGGACGGAGAGGTCCGGCAGGACATATCGGGAACGGGTTATGCCCATCAGGAATCCAATTGGGGCGAAATTTTTCCACCAGCCTGGGTTTGGGCCCAGGGCATCGGTCCGGACAACCATTGCCGCTTCGCTGTTGCCGGCGGGAAGGTGATGATCGAGGGGCGGCCCTTAAAGGCTTGGTTTCTGGCCTACCAGTCCGAGTTTCTTTCATGGGAGTTCAGTTCTGCCAGGCCGGGGGTCCTATTCAGTACGTTTATCCGGCCGGAAGCCGGCAGGTTCCGAATCACTGCCCAGGATCGGACGAGAAGGCTCGTGCTGAACGCGGTTGCTCCCCGGGAAAGCTTCGTCACGGTGTCGGTGCCGACGTTCTCTGGTTTTGAACCTGGGGGGATCGAATCCTTTTCGGCTTCCATAAAGGTACAGGCGTACCGGCGAACTCCGAAAGGGTTCCGTCTTGTCGAAGGGCAACGGTTCCGGAACGCGGCCCTTGAATTCGGCGATGTTGAGGACCCCCAAACAGGGGGCGGTCCTCCTGAAGATCCTGTCTCTCCGTTCCCGGAGGCTGCTTCCGAGGTCCTCGAGCGGGATCGCTGA